Part of the Antechinus flavipes isolate AdamAnt ecotype Samford, QLD, Australia chromosome 2, AdamAnt_v2, whole genome shotgun sequence genome is shown below.
GTCACGGGTGCGGTCAGCTGCCTGCGCCCTCTTTGGCCGTCCCCAGGCCAGGCACTGGTCTTGTAGGGGGCCAGGAGAGCTGGATAACAACCGAATCACGGCCTTAGGAGGCACTCGACCCCAGCTGCCCAGGAGCAAAAGATCTGGAATGATCCCAGTCGTGCTCCCCTTGGGCCACTCTGGGCTCTGAAAGCCGGGTCCTTCCCATGGTTAGTGTGCAGGTAGACCCCATGACGCAGAGCAGTGGGCTGAGGGATCCTGGCAGAGGAGTCATTGCTCTTTCTCGCTGGTTTGGAAAGGGCTGCCCTGCCAGGGCTCGTGGAACCCCGAGAAGGCCGCCCAGGAGCAAAGTGAGGGAGGCAGGGAATGGGGGCATCCCTCCCCCCCCGGCAGCTTATAAACCGGTGGAAGCCTGCGGGGACCGAAGAGACGCCCCCAGCACTGAGCCCCAGCGGGCGCTCCCTGACCCCAGGGACCTGGCTGGTGCTGGAGAGGGAGGAAGTCTGAGCAGCACGGGCTGAGCCATTGACTACAGCTCTGGCATCTTTCCCAGAGCCTCTGAAGTCCGGCACCAGGCTCCCCACCCAGTCCTTCCTAGAGGGCAGCCCTGGCCGTGTCCTTCACCTTGAACTTCAGCGGGCCGGTTACCACTAGAATATCCCTTTTTATGTCCTTTGGGGCGTGTGTCCTGTGACCtctaacaataattataattaaaaatacagTGAGTTTCATCCCCTTTTCACTTTACTGCTAATTTTTTCTACAAACcacaatttttctatttaaaatgtcTAGGTTATTTTCGCAATTGCAGTGTCGGGGCAGCCTTAAAGCACCACAACTGTCTGCCCGTTGGGGCTCGGGGAGACCCCCAAAGGCTGGGGCTCCAGGCGGGCTTGCGAGGCGCCGCCAAAGAATTCACAGCTCCGCCCACCCCCAAGCCAAGGGCGAGGCGGCAGAGCTGTCCCGGCGGGTCTGGCAGCAGCCGCCGCAGCAACGGCCGCACCTCGTTAGGGCCTCGGGAACGGCCGTCTGGCAGCCAGCGGCGCCGCCGCGGCGTCTCCCCGGGAGCTGCGCCCCTCCTACCTATTACGGTCGGCTGCAGGGGTCCGCTTCGGGGAAGGCCTGGCCACCGGCTCGGGGAGGGATTGCTCGCCTAAGGCGCTCGGAATTCTGGCCCGGCTCCGCCCCTCCCGGGCAGGCCCCGCCCACTCTCCTTGAGCAGTCTTGCTAGGCCCGCCCTTCCTAGCTTCGCCTCCCGCTTCATTCCCCGCCCTCTCGCTCTCCCAGTCTCCTTGAAAGGTCTCCTTGCTAGGTCCCGCCCTTCCGAGCCCAGCCCCCTTCCTGGCCTCGCCTCCCGCTTTTTGTCCCGCCCCCCTCCGGCCCCGCCTCCTTATTCTCCCTAGGTCTTTCCGGGTTCCGTCCCTTCCCCCGCCCCTCCTAATCTCGCCAGACTTCATAGGACACCTCCCCTTTCCTATCCAGGCCCCTCGCTCTACCAGTCTCCTTGGAGAGGCTCCTTTCTAGGCCCCGCCCCTTCTGGTCTTGCCTTCTGCTTCCACGGTCCAATCTCCGCCCCCTCGCTCTCCAGGTTCCGCCCCCGGCTTTCCTCGGAAGGCCGTAACATGACGTTCTGGCGGGCGCGGCGACGTCGGGGTGACGCGCGGTGACGTCGGGGCGGGGCCGAGCGGAGCTGACAAGCGGCTTTGACAGGCGGCGCAGCAGCTGTTTCGCTCGCCGCTCCTAGTTCGTCAGCTCCTGAGCGCTGTCAGGACCCCTGCCGCGGATCCCCGCGGGCGGCCGGGGAAGCAGCGGAGGCGGAAGCGGAGGCAGAGGCGACGGGCGGCTGCAGGTGGGGGCGCGCGGGGGGGATGCGGGGGCGCACGGAAGCCGGAAGCAGGAAGGAGGCCCCTCTTCCGGTGTTGACTTCCTGGCCGCGGCGGGGACGGGGGaggcggaggcggcggcggcggccgcggACGCCGAGCTCTACCGGCTCTCTGGTCTTCCCGCCTTCCCCGTGTCGTGGCTGCGGGACTGCCCACGCGCGGCTCGAGTGGGGGGCGACTGTGACAAGTCCGGCCCTCGCCACCGCCCTGCGAGGCGGGCGCTGTTGTGGGGAAGTTGAGGCGGTCACGGGGGCGGAAGGAGGGAGAACGTGGGAAGGCGGCAGCCACGGGGGCTGTGCCGTGTGCACCTTACGTGACGGGGCCCCTCAGGCTGTGCCGGAGCCTGCGGTCCTCCAGTGACCGGGGGAAGCGCTAGTCACGAGTCCGCGGGGGACGGAGCCGGAGGACAGAAGCGGGCCGAGAGTTCCCTCCCCCAGTGACTGGCCTGCGCTTCTGGGGGTGTCTGTCTGACCTCTTCCCCGTCCTCTCAGTTGCTGCAACCCGCAGCTTCTCCGCAGCCCCGCACTGGCTATTGCtgtaatggggggagggggagagggccAGGGATGTTCCCTCCCCCCGTAACTGGCCTGCGCTTGGCGGGGGGTGTCtggcctctccccccccccccagtcgcTGTAACGCGCAGCTTCTCTGCACCCTCTCCTTGGGCTGATGCAGTAACCACTGCGGGGCAGGGACAGGAGAGGGACAGCGCCGCTCCCTCCCCCAGTGACTGGCCTGTGCTTCTGGGAGGAGTCCCCTCCCCCCAGTCCCTGCAGCCCCAAGTGTCTCTGCACTCCCACTCCTTGGACTATTGCAGGAGCCACTGAGGGGCCGGGAGGGGCCAAGCCCCCTTGCCCCAGTAGATGCCAGCTTTCACCCCTGCTGTGATCCACACTTTGGGGTCCCTTCCCGGCTTGGGCCAGATAGACTTAGCCTCCCATCCTCAGGAAGGGTTTGAGTCGGGAATCCCAGCGGGTCCTTCCGTCCTTTGCCCTTTGGGCACCCCAGGAATCTCCCTTTGTGACCTGAGATGTGCTGACATCTGTGGGTGTCCTGGGGGTCCCCAGAAACCAAGGAAAAGCCCTCCCCCCGGGAGATTTCTACCTGTTATACTCGCATAGACAAGGTGCGTTCACACCCCGGCCTCCGGGACTCTGGAGACCATTGGGCTCTGAAGGCGCGGCCCCATGGGAGTGGAGGAGTGGGAATGGGCTTCTGGGCCAGAAGGGGGTGTGGGCGCCGCAGGGGGGAGGCACCTTGGAAGTTCTCAGGAATGTTGATTGTGAGGCCGGGGAGGAGCGGTGGCCCATCCCTGGTTCAGAATTGTTTCCTGAGGGCAGAGGAGGCCAGCTGCAGCTGTGCACTGCCTGTGGCTGAGGGCCGAGCCAGCTCAGCAGACCCTCGTCCAGAGGCCCCGGGTCGTGTCCAGTGGGAGCTTCCCCAAGGGGAGTTAGGCTGCGAGGCCTGCGAGCTGCCTCCGTTTGGTCCCCGAGGCTCAGGGAGGGGCCTCCCCCTCAGTAACAGCTGTCTGACCCCAGGTCCGGCGCCCTGCCCACCCCCAGGCTCTGAAGAAGCTCCTTAAAGTACAGGCAGGGCGTTCAAGGCCGTCCGCAGGCTGTCGGGGCCGCTCCTTTGGTCCTCCCTCTCCCCTGGCAGAGACGAGCGGCTTGGCCTGAGTGCTCTTTGCTTTCATGACCCCCTCCGAACCACTTCCCAACCAAGACTCCGCCAGAAGCCTCTCCCCGAAGGCTCCCTTGGCCTGGCCGGTCCAGAAGCATTTCTAAGcgcctcctatgtgccaggcccgGGGGTAGGAGCACAAGAAACAGAAAGACCCATGTGGGGGTCTGGGAGAGGGATCGTCGGGAAAGTCTTCCTGGTGAAGGTGGGGCTTGTGCTGCAtcctgggagaagggagggattccGGTGTGGTAGGCAGAGATTGGCAGAGATGTTCGTGATGGCGCTCGACAGATACCTCCTACAACAGAGGCCCTACAAATACCCCCGACAGAGGCTCCCTACAATCCCCCCACAACAGAGACCCCCTGCAAATACCCCCCACAGAGGCTCCCTACAATCCCCCCACAACAGAGACCCCCTGCAAATACCCCCCACAGAGGCTCCTACAATCCCCCCACAACAGAGACCCCCTGCAAATACCCCCCACAGAGGCTCCCTACAATCCCCCACAGAAACCCCCTACAACAGAGACCCCCTGCAAATACCCCCCACAGAAACCCCCTACAACAGAGGCCCTACAAATACCCCTGACAGAGGCTCCCTACAATCCCCCCACAGAAACCCCCTACAACAGAGACCCCCTGCAAATACCCCCCACAGAGGCTCCTACAATCCCCCACAGAAACCCCCTACAACAGAGACCCCCTGCAAATACCCCCAACAGAGGCTCGCTACAATCCCCCCACAGACACCTACAACAGAGGCTCCCCACAGATACTCTCTATGATGCCCCTATGATGCCTCTATAACAGAGGTTCTCTACAAATACCCCCAACAGAGGCTCCCTACAATCCCCCACAGAAACCCCCTACAACAGAGGCCATGCAAATACCCCCCACAGAAGTTCCCTGCAATCCCCCCACAGAAACCCCCTACAACAGAGGCTCCCCACAGATACTCTCTATGATGCCCCTAAAGATACCCTCTATAACAGAGGTTCTCTACAAATACCCCCAACAGAGGCTCCTGACAACAGTCCCCCACACAGATAACCCCTACAGAGGCTTCCTGTAGCAGAGCCCCCTACAGTCCCCCCATATATATACCCGACAATCCCCCCCCATAGATGCCCCCTGCCATAGAGGTTCTCTACAAATACCTCCTACAGAGGCTCCCTACAAATACTCCCTATAACAGagccccccccacacacacacagatgccCCCTCCAGAGACTCAGAGCTCAGGCGGCTTGCTGAGGATGCTCGTAAGGGGCTGGGGCCGCAGTTGAGATCCCGAGCCCAACCCAGGCCCACCTGAGTTGAGGCAGAGCAGACATCCCCAAGCTAGGTCAGGGCCTTCCAAAGCTCAGGATGCCAGAGGGAATAGGCGTCCCAGTGTCCGTGAAGGACAGTTATGTGGTGACCTGGGCACGAGACAATCCCTTGGGCTACTGGGATGACCCAGAGTGGTCGGGATCCAGAGGCTGTTGGAGTGTTTCAGGAGAGAGATTGGGGgggtcttcttccctttcttgaaTAGCCCAGTTGTCCCCATTATCTAGTCACACTTCCTGAGAGCAGGGACTCCCCTGTGGCTCCCGTGTTTATGTTTCTAGTTTCACTGAGAAGTCCCACCAGCGGGTCCGCAGGGGTGCCCGGCACTTCCCTTCAGCCTGAACCCCCAGTTCCCCATGGTTCAAAATCCCGGCCCTTCTCTCAGCCCTCAGCCTCCCCTCTGTGCCGAGGCTTGGCGTCCTGCTTTCCGGCGTCTCCCATCTGATCCCTGTCTCCCACAGTGATCGTAGGGCTGGGCAGTGGCAGGTGCTCATGGGATCGCTGTTTGTAATGGGTTTTTAAAGCGCCTTCATGAACCCCAGGGGAAGGGCCCCTGGGCCTGCCCACCCCACGGTGCCACGATGTGATGCCCCCCAAGGCGAGTGTCTCCTTCCTGTGGCCTCGGCCTTGGGGACACAGTCGCCCTCCCATTCCCATGGGGAAGACGCGTGATACTTGACAGAATATCGCCTCTCTTTACCAGGACGCGTCCAGTAGCTGCGTCCGGCTCACGGCTTCCCGCCCCAACTGCTTCTGGCAGGCCGGGGGCACCTCTGCCCGCAGTTCATTTCGGTTCCCAGTGACTGAGTTGGGGAACGGGTGCGCGTCTATGTTCCTGCATTCTGTCTTGAATGAAAGGAGGCGTGTGCACGGCCGCAAGGAGCCTTTCTGCTTCTCGCTTGGGACTGTCTTTTGCATGCTTCCCTCCGCCGGGGGTCACAGGCCGGTAGCGGGCCCTGAGTTCCTCCTCTCCTGTTTCCGCTCGGGCAGGGCC
Proteins encoded:
- the LOC127552313 gene encoding uncharacterized protein DKFZp434B061-like, with protein sequence MALDRYLLQQRPYKYPRQRLPTIPPQQRPPANTPHRGSLQSPHNRDPLQIPPTEAPTIPPQQRPPANTPHRGSLQSPTETPYNRDPLQIPPTETPYNRGPTNTPDRGSLQSPHRNPLQQRPPANTPHRGSYNPPQKPPTTETPCKYPQQRGSLQIPPTEAPYNPPQKPPTTEAMQIPPTEVPCNPPTETPYNRGSPQILSMMPLKIPSITEVLYKYPQQRLLTTVPHTDNPYRGFL